Proteins encoded by one window of Chloroflexaceae bacterium:
- a CDS encoding helix-turn-helix domain-containing protein: MPLRQFEVINHPVRMRIFQLLHRTRLSINQLARLLPDVPRPSLYRHMHKLLAAGVVEVAATRLVHGIEERLYTAVSELIDPDEVYRPGGLESFADHVAIYGTVVAQELARHVLAHGAPDLNNIAARDHVFYATEGEFLHLRETIYELLASIEQQPPAPGRSLRRLFLMAHPMLSAMVDATDDRKEHDE; this comes from the coding sequence ATGCCACTACGCCAGTTCGAAGTGATCAATCACCCCGTGCGGATGCGCATTTTCCAGTTGCTGCACCGTACCCGGTTGTCCATCAACCAGCTCGCGCGCCTGTTGCCGGATGTGCCGCGGCCTTCGTTGTACCGGCACATGCACAAGCTGCTCGCGGCGGGCGTAGTTGAAGTTGCGGCTACGCGCCTGGTGCATGGCATTGAGGAGCGTCTGTACACCGCCGTTAGCGAATTGATTGACCCTGATGAGGTGTATCGCCCTGGCGGGCTGGAGAGCTTCGCCGATCATGTTGCCATCTATGGCACGGTCGTAGCCCAGGAACTGGCGCGCCACGTGCTGGCGCACGGCGCCCCCGATCTGAACAACATTGCCGCTCGCGACCATGTGTTCTATGCCACCGAGGGGGAGTTCCTGCACCTGCGAGAGACGATCTACGAATTACTTGCCTCAATCGAGCAACAACCGCCAGCGCCGGGGCGGTCACTGCGCCGGCTGTTTCTGATGGCCCATCCGATGCTCAGCGCGATGGTGGACGCAACGGATGATAGAAAGGAGCACGACGAGTAA
- a CDS encoding STAS domain-containing protein, with protein sequence MKHAIPTGNARAAGARAILGAVRAGFVGGLRRTFPPAEKRVDEPPGSPRLANWPDFTAGDRMDMKTYVTGEIHVLEIAGRFDASTVQPIANWLEQTTSTPGARVLINLTDTTFVDSTALATLVQALKRCQQMQGDLYLCGMRRPVHMIFELTRLDRAFNIFSDKECALRAFAK encoded by the coding sequence ATGAAACATGCCATTCCCACTGGCAATGCCCGCGCGGCGGGAGCCAGGGCTATTCTCGGCGCGGTACGAGCAGGCTTCGTTGGCGGGCTGCGAAGAACCTTTCCACCGGCAGAGAAGCGAGTCGATGAACCTCCAGGTTCTCCGCGTCTCGCCAACTGGCCAGACTTCACCGCAGGAGACCGTATGGACATGAAAACCTATGTTACCGGAGAGATACACGTTCTTGAGATTGCCGGGCGCTTTGACGCCAGTACGGTTCAGCCCATCGCCAACTGGCTAGAACAGACCACTTCCACTCCCGGCGCGCGGGTGCTGATTAATTTGACCGACACCACCTTTGTTGACTCCACGGCGCTGGCAACGCTGGTACAGGCACTGAAACGCTGCCAGCAAATGCAGGGGGATCTCTATCTATGCGGTATGCGCCGGCCCGTCCACATGATCTTCGAACTCACCCGGCTCGATAGAGCCTTCAACATTTTCTCTGATAAGGAATGTGCGCTGCGGGCATTCGCAAAATAG
- a CDS encoding response regulator: MTTVLLVEDYAPNNRLLSFVLEQNGYAVICARDGVQALECLQMMPVDVIITDLLMPRLNGFELAERVRADARYNHLPIIVVTASGKESDAVRAERAGVDVFLTKPVESEDLLQVVARAVAHEHIQSSQVRLWRHSRVA; this comes from the coding sequence ATGACTACCGTGCTCCTTGTTGAAGATTACGCGCCCAACAATCGTCTGTTGAGTTTCGTGCTTGAGCAGAACGGTTACGCTGTGATTTGCGCTCGGGATGGTGTGCAGGCGCTTGAGTGTCTCCAGATGATGCCCGTTGATGTGATCATTACTGATCTGCTAATGCCCCGCCTGAACGGGTTTGAGCTGGCTGAACGCGTGCGCGCCGATGCACGATACAATCACCTGCCGATCATCGTGGTGACCGCCAGCGGCAAGGAGAGCGACGCGGTTCGAGCCGAGAGAGCAGGAGTTGACGTGTTCCTGACGAAGCCGGTCGAGTCCGAAGATCTCCTGCAAGTTGTAGCCCGGGCGGTCGCCCACGAGCATATCCAGTCCAGCCAGGTGCGCTTGTGGCGCCACTCACGGGTGGCCTGA
- a CDS encoding DUF4013 domain-containing protein, which produces MDIGKAFSFVFEDEQWVASILIGGLILLIPIIGLIVLLGYTLETARNVAQGNPRPLPKWNTFGEKLGLGFAYFVIGLVYSLPLIVLIMLIVCVPLFAAGAGSDEGAAAALASFSCFLPLLIIVSLLLQPVILAAVARYLQMGSIGAALQVGEVITMVRADPGAWVVLWLILLLCGIIANLGAIIIIGFIFTVPYSQAVFGHAMGQTLQRFSPAAATTYMPPPPMV; this is translated from the coding sequence ATGGACATCGGCAAGGCGTTCTCGTTCGTGTTCGAGGATGAGCAGTGGGTCGCCAGCATTCTGATCGGCGGTCTGATCCTTCTCATCCCCATCATCGGCCTGATCGTCCTTCTTGGCTACACTTTGGAGACAGCGCGGAACGTGGCCCAGGGCAATCCACGGCCCCTGCCGAAGTGGAACACCTTCGGCGAGAAGCTTGGTCTTGGTTTCGCCTACTTCGTTATTGGCCTGGTCTACTCGTTACCGCTGATTGTGTTAATAATGCTGATTGTTTGCGTGCCGCTCTTCGCTGCCGGCGCCGGGAGCGACGAAGGGGCTGCGGCGGCTCTGGCGAGTTTTAGCTGTTTCTTGCCGCTGCTGATCATCGTAAGCTTGCTGCTGCAACCGGTGATCCTGGCCGCGGTGGCGCGCTACCTGCAAATGGGCAGCATTGGCGCGGCCCTGCAGGTAGGCGAGGTGATCACCATGGTCCGGGCCGATCCGGGCGCCTGGGTGGTGCTCTGGCTGATTTTGCTGCTCTGTGGCATCATTGCTAATCTTGGAGCCATCATCATTATCGGCTTCATTTTCACCGTGCCCTACAGCCAGGCGGTTTTCGGCCACGCAATGGGGCAGACGCTGCAGCGCTTCAGCCCGGCGGCGGCTACCACCTATATGCCCCCGCCTCCGATGGTCTGA
- a CDS encoding CPBP family intramembrane metalloprotease: MHSTSFLALADQGRNAWWRYVLGTLLILLVWIIASALMFIPIASEAVAPDSPLGLALLLLSFAPMLLMTLLVNRWLHQRPAATLLGPDGRLNWRRIGLGAALWAALAGVTVAVEALLYPGRYTLNTALVENLPLLLVGLLLLPLQTSAEEVFVRGYLLQATGRLTRNPLLLSVINGVLFTLPHLANPEAAGQLLSASLSWFTFGVLFTLVTLRSGSLDYALGMHAGNNLFSFAIAGYEGGALPASSLFIASELDAVYAFVSLAVAALVAYGIFLRLESQRLAAR, from the coding sequence ATGCACAGCACCTCATTCCTCGCCCTCGCTGATCAGGGCCGCAACGCCTGGTGGCGCTACGTTCTGGGTACGCTGTTAATACTGCTGGTCTGGATCATCGCTTCAGCGTTGATGTTCATCCCGATCGCGAGCGAGGCCGTCGCCCCGGACTCGCCTCTCGGCCTGGCCCTGCTGCTGCTGTCGTTCGCGCCGATGCTGCTGATGACGTTGCTGGTGAATCGCTGGTTGCATCAGCGGCCAGCCGCCACGCTGCTCGGCCCCGACGGGCGCCTCAACTGGCGGCGGATCGGCCTGGGCGCCGCTCTATGGGCGGCGCTGGCAGGTGTGACAGTGGCCGTCGAAGCGCTGCTGTATCCGGGGCGCTATACGCTGAATACGGCGCTGGTCGAGAACTTGCCGCTGTTGCTGGTGGGATTGCTCCTGCTCCCGCTTCAAACCAGCGCCGAGGAAGTGTTTGTCCGCGGCTATCTGTTACAGGCCACCGGGCGACTGACGCGCAATCCGCTCCTCTTGAGCGTGATCAACGGGGTGCTGTTCACCCTGCCCCACCTCGCCAACCCCGAAGCGGCGGGCCAGTTGCTTTCAGCATCGCTATCGTGGTTCACCTTCGGGGTGTTGTTCACCCTGGTCACGCTCCGCAGCGGCAGCCTGGACTATGCGCTGGGCATGCACGCCGGTAATAACCTCTTTTCGTTTGCTATCGCCGGGTACGAGGGCGGCGCGTTGCCGGCAAGCTCCCTGTTCATCGCCTCAGAACTCGATGCGGTGTACGCCTTCGTGTCCCTGGCAGTAGCGGCGCTGGTCGCCTACGGGATCTTCCTGCGGCTGGAGAGCCAGCGGCTGGCGGCGCGATAA
- a CDS encoding response regulator transcription factor has translation MPAYPAIRLLIVDDHPLFRQGVRWALAAEEDIVIVGEAASGEAALEWLQNAGSNQEPNVMLVDLNLPGMNGCDLTRQVRRQYPNIGVVMLSMHESDERAFNALRAGAAAYRSKDVAPQALADTLRRVARGEYVINDVVLEEPRVASRVLTQFRNLPQATTTDPEAVDFPIFTPLSEREIEVLERIAAGGSNKEIADALGISTQTVKNHISSILRKLSLNDRTQAVLFALRRGWIEAPSEIRQGGGEPE, from the coding sequence ATGCCCGCCTACCCTGCCATAAGGCTACTGATCGTTGACGATCATCCGCTCTTCCGTCAAGGGGTGCGCTGGGCGCTCGCCGCCGAAGAAGACATCGTGATTGTCGGCGAGGCCGCGAGCGGCGAGGCTGCGCTTGAATGGCTGCAAAACGCCGGTTCGAACCAGGAACCGAATGTCATGCTGGTAGATCTGAACCTGCCGGGGATGAACGGCTGCGATCTGACCCGCCAGGTCCGGCGCCAGTATCCCAATATCGGCGTGGTAATGCTGAGCATGCACGAGAGCGACGAGCGGGCCTTCAATGCATTGCGCGCGGGCGCCGCCGCCTATCGCTCCAAAGACGTGGCTCCGCAGGCGCTTGCCGACACCCTGCGGCGGGTGGCCCGCGGCGAGTACGTGATCAACGACGTGGTGCTGGAGGAGCCTCGTGTGGCCAGCCGGGTGTTGACCCAGTTTCGCAATCTGCCCCAGGCTACCACCACCGACCCCGAAGCGGTTGATTTTCCGATCTTCACCCCCCTCAGCGAACGGGAGATCGAGGTGCTGGAACGCATCGCCGCCGGGGGCAGCAATAAGGAAATCGCCGATGCCCTGGGCATCAGCACACAGACGGTGAAGAACCATATCTCTTCGATCTTGCGCAAACTCTCTTTGAATGATCGCACCCAGGCAGTGCTCTTCGCCCTGCGCCGGGGCTGGATTGAAGCTCCCAGCGAGATCCGCCAGGGCGGCGGCGAACCGGAATAG
- a CDS encoding SpoIIE family protein phosphatase, with protein sequence MLVTLLSSQYARFAALAESWLLLGATAFGIYQDGRPLVYWPASHRLMRPSLTAPILSGDEELGEIRVTGVQGEAFQQRLRADAALIAYVLQLEEELQLMTADLVISQDQQLALYRLTQRMRDLVTVEEILRVALAEAIHVLKAQGGFAAFESLAPEPPLLIQLPDVVMPEALAWDLYRQCCTGERPIIRGETDLDTALPGLHSLLHVPIRIRGHVIAALAVVNRSGGFAAPDIKLAGALAEQAGVQIERTLLYQEMFQQTRLRTEMELARRVQVDLLPRTLPRIDGLEIYAESRPARQVGGDFYDFIVEPGRPFIFVVGDVTGKGISAALLMTMTRTAIHSKSQFMPFPTPESVMRQSNEDLYDDFTRVGVFATAFVGQYEVGRQQIIYANAGHAPVIYRPLDGEAVLLRAESTALGILPEAHCRNQSLRLVPGDLLVVATDGFSDMRDANEATFGIQRLLELVDRLHHLAPRELALALFEEVERFGQGREQDDDQTIVVIKGAAM encoded by the coding sequence ATGCTCGTGACGCTGCTCAGTTCGCAGTATGCACGCTTCGCAGCCCTGGCCGAGTCCTGGTTATTATTAGGAGCGACCGCTTTTGGCATTTATCAGGATGGTCGTCCCCTGGTCTACTGGCCCGCGAGCCATCGGCTGATGCGACCAAGTTTGACAGCGCCAATCCTGTCTGGCGACGAGGAGCTTGGCGAGATTCGCGTTACAGGGGTGCAGGGCGAGGCGTTCCAGCAGCGACTACGCGCCGATGCAGCGCTGATCGCCTATGTGCTGCAACTGGAAGAGGAGTTGCAGTTAATGACTGCCGATCTAGTGATCAGCCAGGATCAGCAACTTGCGCTCTACCGGCTTACGCAGCGCATGCGCGACCTGGTTACGGTCGAAGAGATCCTGCGGGTGGCGCTGGCTGAAGCCATCCACGTGCTCAAGGCGCAGGGCGGTTTCGCCGCCTTCGAGTCGCTCGCGCCCGAGCCTCCGCTGCTCATCCAGCTACCAGACGTTGTAATGCCCGAGGCGCTGGCGTGGGATCTCTATCGGCAATGCTGCACCGGTGAGCGCCCGATCATCCGTGGCGAGACCGACCTGGATACGGCCTTGCCAGGGCTGCATAGCCTGCTCCACGTGCCGATCCGTATCCGTGGCCACGTGATAGCTGCTCTGGCAGTGGTTAACCGCTCTGGCGGGTTCGCCGCGCCGGATATCAAGCTGGCGGGCGCCCTGGCCGAGCAGGCCGGCGTTCAGATCGAGCGCACCCTGCTTTACCAGGAGATGTTCCAGCAGACTCGCCTGCGCACCGAGATGGAACTGGCGCGACGTGTGCAGGTCGATCTCCTGCCACGCACCCTGCCCAGAATTGACGGGTTGGAGATCTACGCCGAATCGCGGCCTGCCCGCCAGGTTGGGGGGGATTTCTACGATTTTATTGTTGAACCGGGGAGGCCCTTCATCTTCGTTGTAGGAGACGTGACCGGGAAAGGCATATCGGCGGCACTGTTGATGACAATGACCCGCACCGCCATCCACAGCAAATCCCAGTTTATGCCCTTTCCGACCCCCGAGAGCGTGATGCGGCAATCGAACGAGGATCTGTATGACGATTTCACGCGGGTCGGAGTGTTCGCAACCGCCTTCGTCGGCCAGTATGAGGTGGGACGTCAGCAGATCATCTATGCCAATGCAGGACATGCGCCGGTAATCTATCGCCCGCTGGACGGCGAAGCCGTCCTGTTGCGCGCTGAAAGCACCGCCCTTGGCATCTTGCCTGAGGCTCACTGTCGCAATCAATCCTTGCGTCTGGTCCCCGGCGATCTGCTGGTGGTGGCGACCGATGGCTTTAGCGATATGCGCGACGCCAATGAGGCAACCTTTGGCATTCAGCGTTTGCTGGAATTGGTAGACCGCCTCCACCACCTCGCGCCCAGGGAGCTGGCCCTGGCACTGTTTGAAGAGGTTGAACGCTTTGGCCAGGGACGTGAACAGGACGATGACCAGACGATTGTAGTGATCAAAGGAGCGGCAATGTGA
- a CDS encoding ATP-binding protein, with protein MTLRSPEFVRLDLPARYTYLHLVSESLADMLQLAEGVADLETLIYNVQLATHEACTNIINHAYRSFDQGRILVEMIVHFEKRLLQIDLYDTGTAFDLDSVPAPDLDQVRVHGYGLFLIRHLMDTVTYTAAPDRNHWRMIKTFYVRRCHSI; from the coding sequence GTGACGCTACGGTCCCCTGAATTCGTCCGTCTAGATCTTCCGGCCCGCTACACCTATCTCCATCTCGTGAGCGAGAGTCTTGCCGACATGCTGCAACTGGCTGAAGGGGTCGCTGATCTGGAGACGCTGATTTACAATGTACAACTCGCGACGCACGAAGCCTGCACGAATATTATCAATCACGCTTACAGGAGCTTTGACCAGGGGCGCATTCTTGTCGAGATGATCGTACACTTTGAAAAGCGATTATTGCAGATTGATCTCTACGATACCGGAACAGCGTTTGATCTCGACAGCGTTCCCGCTCCAGATCTGGATCAGGTTCGGGTGCATGGCTACGGCCTGTTTTTGATCCGCCATCTCATGGATACCGTTACCTACACCGCCGCGCCGGATCGCAACCACTGGCGGATGATCAAGACCTTCTATGTCAGGAGATGTCACAGCATATGA
- a CDS encoding CDP-alcohol phosphatidyltransferase family protein, with protein sequence MALRKVSAIVEPREFCYPSNWLTLFRLLLVAPTLYFLARPERRRAALICFGLGMLTDAIDGPIARARGEVSRLGKLIDPIADKLMLNGTAIILSRTRGFPWWITGLLLFRDLGILTAAAVVLRRRSHITTAESAGKLTTALLAAAALLYIADGPRSGKPVLYLALLPFTLSFFQYGRRFLAVMRAPEDT encoded by the coding sequence ATGGCACTGCGGAAAGTTTCGGCGATTGTCGAGCCGCGGGAGTTCTGCTATCCGTCCAACTGGCTGACCCTGTTCCGGTTGCTGCTGGTGGCGCCAACGCTATACTTTCTGGCGCGTCCCGAGCGGCGGCGGGCGGCGCTGATCTGCTTTGGCCTGGGCATGCTCACCGACGCCATTGATGGCCCGATCGCCCGCGCCCGCGGCGAGGTCTCTCGGCTGGGCAAACTGATCGATCCAATCGCCGACAAACTCATGCTCAATGGGACGGCGATCATTCTATCGCGCACGCGGGGCTTTCCCTGGTGGATCACCGGCCTGTTGCTCTTTCGTGACCTGGGCATCCTGACCGCTGCGGCGGTCGTGCTGCGCCGCCGCTCCCATATCACCACCGCCGAGAGCGCGGGCAAACTGACCACCGCGCTCCTCGCCGCCGCCGCGCTACTCTACATCGCCGATGGGCCGCGCAGCGGCAAACCGGTGCTTTACCTGGCGCTCCTGCCCTTCACCCTGTCGTTTTTCCAGTACGGCCGGCGCTTCCTCGCCGTGATGCGCGCCCCGGAAGACACGTAA
- a CDS encoding sigma-70 family RNA polymerase sigma factor, with protein MASEEARLIEAGQRGDVEAFNQLVRLYEARVYNLCYRMLGDADSAADVTQETFIAAYRNLRRFRGGVFRAWLLRIATNACHDTLRARKRRPTLSLDAADASDSGPLSYLADAAESPDETALRHELARAIERGLAQLPDDQRVVVILSDLQGLSYEEIAEVTGANLGTVKSRLSRGRARLRDILRAGELLPSKFRHDDE; from the coding sequence ATGGCCAGTGAAGAAGCGCGCCTCATCGAAGCCGGGCAGCGGGGAGACGTCGAGGCGTTCAATCAGCTCGTGCGGCTGTACGAAGCGCGGGTCTACAACCTCTGCTACCGCATGCTCGGCGACGCCGACTCCGCCGCCGATGTCACCCAGGAAACCTTCATCGCTGCCTATCGCAACCTCCGGCGCTTTCGCGGCGGCGTTTTCCGCGCATGGCTGCTACGGATCGCCACCAATGCCTGCCACGACACCCTGCGCGCCCGCAAGCGCCGGCCCACCCTCTCCCTCGACGCCGCCGACGCGAGCGATAGCGGTCCGCTGTCCTACCTCGCCGACGCCGCCGAGTCGCCCGATGAGACCGCACTGCGCCATGAACTGGCCCGCGCCATCGAGCGGGGCCTGGCGCAACTGCCTGACGACCAGCGCGTCGTCGTAATCCTCAGCGATCTGCAGGGGCTGAGTTACGAGGAGATTGCCGAGGTCACCGGCGCTAACCTCGGCACGGTCAAGTCACGCTTGAGTCGCGGCCGCGCCAGGTTGCGCGACATTCTCCGCGCCGGGGAACTGCTTCCATCAAAATTTCGTCATGATGATGAATAG
- a CDS encoding Maf family protein — protein MAPEHSTPAARRRLPDQPRLVLASASPRRRELLAALGARFDILATDAEEDNATPPAEVLAALPVLDLPLAEHPALRAWRKAHAAAVHAGDAVVLGADTVVVLDGEVLNKPANAGHACAMLARLAGRRHIVYTGVCVLRASRQEAPGPPPAPPLQLAVAAAEVLFRPLSDGEIAGYVATGEPLDKAGAYGLQGAGGDFVREVRGSYTAVVGLPLPDVYRMLTAAGITDLRDPGATYREWLQLQGKEPLPCPPTLP, from the coding sequence ATGGCGCCTGAGCATTCCACGCCCGCTGCGCGCCGACGCCTGCCCGATCAGCCGCGGCTGGTGCTGGCCTCCGCCTCGCCGCGCCGGCGTGAACTTCTGGCGGCCCTGGGGGCGCGTTTCGACATCCTCGCGACCGATGCGGAGGAGGATAACGCCACCCCACCCGCCGAGGTGCTGGCTGCCCTGCCAGTTCTTGATCTGCCCCTTGCCGAACATCCGGCCCTGCGCGCCTGGCGCAAGGCTCACGCCGCCGCGGTTCACGCGGGTGATGCGGTGGTGCTCGGCGCCGATACGGTGGTCGTACTCGATGGCGAAGTGCTGAACAAGCCCGCCAACGCCGGACACGCCTGCGCCATGCTTGCCCGACTCGCCGGGCGGCGTCACATTGTTTACACAGGGGTGTGCGTGCTCCGGGCCTCGCGCCAGGAGGCGCCCGGCCCGCCGCCTGCTCCGCCGCTCCAACTGGCGGTGGCGGCGGCGGAGGTGCTGTTTCGGCCCCTGTCGGACGGAGAGATCGCCGGGTATGTAGCCACGGGAGAGCCGCTGGACAAGGCGGGAGCGTATGGATTGCAGGGCGCCGGCGGAGACTTTGTGCGCGAGGTGCGCGGCAGTTACACCGCTGTGGTGGGCTTGCCCCTTCCTGATGTGTATCGGATGCTGACCGCCGCGGGCATCACCGACCTGCGCGATCCTGGTGCAACGTATCGCGAATGGTTACAGCTACAGGGAAAGGAGCCGCTCCCATGCCCGCCTACCCTGCCATAA